One part of the Impatiens glandulifera unplaced genomic scaffold, dImpGla2.1, whole genome shotgun sequence genome encodes these proteins:
- the LOC124917956 gene encoding uncharacterized protein LOC124917956 codes for MVYLSQLLQQKSQYFVSFPLAIGFFATISVLLTLCAKHARKSKTLPPPFNPSADEPMIPPRSPLRFPKQLISSIGDKALPLIYHHHNNRRKSDIKGGDDVEKGMSAAAADGGEGLWQKAILMGEKCQPPEFSGAIYYDYEGKRISEMPKSPRANFRVNGIL; via the coding sequence ATGGTTTATCTATCTCAGTTATTGCAGCAAAAATCAcaatattttgtttcatttcccTTAGCAATCGGTTTCTTCGCAACAATCTCAGTACTACTAACTCTCTGCGCCAAACATGCAAGGAAATCAAAAACCCTGCCGCCGCCGTTCAATCCATCGGCCGACGAGCCGATGATACCGCCGCGATCGCCGCTGCGTTTTCCGAAGCAGTTGATTTCGAGCATAGGTGATAAGGCTTTGCCGTTAATATATCACCACCATAACAACCGCCGCAAGAGCGATATAAAAGGAGGAGACGACGTGGAGAAAGGGAtgtcggcggcggcggcggacgGCGGCGAAGGGTTGTGGCAGAAAGCGATATTGATGGGAGAGAAATGTCAGCCGCCGGAATTTTCTGGAGCgatttattatgattatgaaggAAAGAGGATTTCAGAGATGCCGAAATCACCTAGGGCTAATTTTAGGGTTAATGGAATATTGTag
- the LOC124917957 gene encoding probable splicing factor YJU2B, whose amino-acid sequence MSTLAAARADNFYYPPEWTPKKGSLNKFNGQHALRERARKLDQGILIIRFEMPYHIWCGGCNSMIAKGVRFNAEKKQVGNYYSTKIWNFSMKAPCCKNEIVIQTDPKNCAYLIISGAQQKTEVYDVEDAETFELPADEEKGKLADPFYRLEHQEQDLKKKKEAEPVLVRLQRISDSRHSDDYSLNKALRSQLRSQKKRVREEEGTARKIGLGVRLLPASADDAAKAASVRFPHKFEKNRKEKRAQINSSSIFGGSSHYSDSRRLELEAKRRKINTSSVSKILVGGFKPSSLSSTISGQKRKR is encoded by the exons ATG TCGACACTTGCAGCTGCTAGAGCAGATAACTTTTACTATCCTCCAGAATGGACTCCAAAAAAG GGTTCTTTGAACAAGTTCAATGGTCAACATGCTTTGAGGGAGAGAGCAAGGAAATTAGACCAAGGAATTTTGATTATAAG GTTCGAGATGCCTTACCATATATGGTGTGGTGGCTGCAACTCTATGATCGCAAAGGGTGTAAGGTTCAATGCAGAGAAAAAGCAAGTTGGAAATTATTACTCTACAAAG ATATGGAACTTCTCCATGAAGGCACCATGCTGCAAGAATGAGATTGTTATTCAGACCGATCCAAAAAACTGTGCATATTTGATCATCAGTGGTGCCCAGCAAAAGACTGAAGTGTATGATGTTGAAGATGCAGAAACCTTTGAGCTTCCTGCAGATGAAG AAAAGGGTAAGCTTGCAGATCCCTTCTACCGTCTTGAGCATCAGGAACAagatttgaagaagaagaaagaagctGAGCCTGTACTGGTCCGACTTCAGCGAATATCTGATTCAAGGCATTCAGATGATTATTCTCTCAACAAGGCACTACGATCACAACTTAGG aGTCAAAAGAAAAGAGTTAGGGAGGAGGAGGGTACTGCCAGGAAGATTGGCCTGGGTGTCCGACTACTTCCTGCATCTGCAGACGATGCAGCTAAAGCAGCCAGTGTCAGGTTCCCGCACAAGTTTGAGAAAAACAGAAAGGAGAAACGAGCTCAAATAAACTCTTCTTCTATTTTTGGTGGGTCAAGCCATTATTCGGATTCAAGGAGGCTTGAGCTGGAGGCAAAGAGAAGGAAGATAAACACATCATCCGTTTCCAAGATACTTGTTGGGGGTTTTAAGCCGTCATCGTTGTCATCAACAATTTCTGGCCAAAAAAGGAAACGATGA